ATTTACAGAACGATATTCTATATATACACGCAAGTTCTAATTGTATTAAGAATGTATTGCTTAAAGTATATAATCGTTGGGGAGAATTAGTATTTGAAACAACCGATATTACAATAGGTTGGGACGGGAAACAGAAAAATAAACAATTAGACAGTGGAGTTTATTCGTATTACCTAAACGCCACAACGTATGCTAATAAAACAATAACGCAACATGGAAATATAA
The sequence above is a segment of the Bacteroidota bacterium genome. Coding sequences within it:
- a CDS encoding gliding motility-associated C-terminal domain-containing protein; protein product: LQNDILYIHASSNCIKNVLLKVYNRWGELVFETTDITIGWDGKQKNKQLDSGVYSYYLNATTYANKTITQHGNISLIR